One Asterias rubens chromosome 1, eAstRub1.3, whole genome shotgun sequence genomic region harbors:
- the LOC117293618 gene encoding uncharacterized protein LOC117293618 isoform X2 gives MSSPDNGNTDGKTPGRFKSEPDPDMPIEGDDEASELLINIKEEPMDEDYYQTYSNTNGDTCPSDSAESAELDDDVESNNFDKIRETNENVMQQTVVTKMAIAPVTTVPNGGGLRSNIKTTKILPKPMKFAGMTTKQVVASTRLLPVGLKTSCPIPIALTVNTPEVDPKAKAALTTSQTSAHHLMTLATEADKILKRQKKTSEKGSNSDHTDDDKLSYSEEEDGMCTSDSSNGLDPFANGSDQTLTLIQRRAAEASLSASKSKKTKRKRNQLPDDLKDQTYWERRRKNNEAAKRSRDARRAKEDQIAIRAALLEQENMRLKIEVAALKEETIKLRGMLYDKR, from the coding sequence ATGTCGTCCCCTGACAATGGAAATACGGACGGGAAGACACCCGGCAGGTTTAAGTCTGAACCCGATCCAGATATGCCGATAGAGGGCGACGACGAAGCTTCCGAACTTTTGATTAACATCAAAGAGGAGCCGATGGACGAGGATTATTATCAGACCTATTCAAATACCAACGGAGACACGTGTCCAAGCGACTCGGCCGAAAGTGCCGAGTTGGATGATGACGTAGAGTCAAATAACTTCGATAAAATTCGTGAGACCAACGAAAACGTAATGCAACAAACCGTAGTTACCAAGATGGCGATTGCTCCAGTTACCACAGTGCCAAACGGTGGAGGGTTGAGGTCTAATATCAAGACGACCAAAATACTACCGAAACCCATGAAGTTTGCCGGGATGACCACAAAACAGGTTGTTGCTTCGACACGCTTGCTGCCTGTCGGCCTTAAAACATCGTGCCCCATCCCGATCGCTCTGACGGTCAACACGCCCGAGGTGGACCCGAAAGCGAAAGCTGCTCTGACCACCAGCCAAACCTCGGCCCACCATCTCATGACTCTTGCCACAGAGGCAGATAAAATATTGAAAAGGCAAAAGAAGACGAGTGAGAAGGGTTCTAATTCCGATCACACCGACGATGACAAGTTGAGTTACAGTGAGGAGGAGGACGGGATGTGCACCTCAGACTCCAGTAACGGACTCGACCCTTTTGCGAACGGCTCCGATCAGACTTTGACCCTGATTCAAAGGCGAGCTGCCGAAGCATCTTTGTCAGCATCCAAGTCCAAGAAAACCAAGAGAAAACGGAACCAGTTACCAGACGACTTGAAAGATCAGACGTACTGGGAGAGACGGCGGAAGAACAACGAGGCCGCAAAGAGGTCCCGTGATGCCCGCCGTGCCAAAGAGGATCAGATCGCGATTCGGGCTGCATTGCTGGAGCAAGAAAATATGAGACTCAAGATTGAGGTAGCAGCCCTCAAGGAAGAAACAATAAAACTGAGGGGAATGCTTTACGATAAGCGATGA
- the LOC117293618 gene encoding uncharacterized protein LOC117293618 isoform X1, with amino-acid sequence MFFCHRGGAFKLNMALSIVGLLRQHYFQSEMARWHLVAMSSPDNGNTDGKTPGRFKSEPDPDMPIEGDDEASELLINIKEEPMDEDYYQTYSNTNGDTCPSDSAESAELDDDVESNNFDKIRETNENVMQQTVVTKMAIAPVTTVPNGGGLRSNIKTTKILPKPMKFAGMTTKQVVASTRLLPVGLKTSCPIPIALTVNTPEVDPKAKAALTTSQTSAHHLMTLATEADKILKRQKKTSEKGSNSDHTDDDKLSYSEEEDGMCTSDSSNGLDPFANGSDQTLTLIQRRAAEASLSASKSKKTKRKRNQLPDDLKDQTYWERRRKNNEAAKRSRDARRAKEDQIAIRAALLEQENMRLKIEVAALKEETIKLRGMLYDKR; translated from the coding sequence GTGGCACCTAGTCGCCATGTCGTCCCCTGACAATGGAAATACGGACGGGAAGACACCCGGCAGGTTTAAGTCTGAACCCGATCCAGATATGCCGATAGAGGGCGACGACGAAGCTTCCGAACTTTTGATTAACATCAAAGAGGAGCCGATGGACGAGGATTATTATCAGACCTATTCAAATACCAACGGAGACACGTGTCCAAGCGACTCGGCCGAAAGTGCCGAGTTGGATGATGACGTAGAGTCAAATAACTTCGATAAAATTCGTGAGACCAACGAAAACGTAATGCAACAAACCGTAGTTACCAAGATGGCGATTGCTCCAGTTACCACAGTGCCAAACGGTGGAGGGTTGAGGTCTAATATCAAGACGACCAAAATACTACCGAAACCCATGAAGTTTGCCGGGATGACCACAAAACAGGTTGTTGCTTCGACACGCTTGCTGCCTGTCGGCCTTAAAACATCGTGCCCCATCCCGATCGCTCTGACGGTCAACACGCCCGAGGTGGACCCGAAAGCGAAAGCTGCTCTGACCACCAGCCAAACCTCGGCCCACCATCTCATGACTCTTGCCACAGAGGCAGATAAAATATTGAAAAGGCAAAAGAAGACGAGTGAGAAGGGTTCTAATTCCGATCACACCGACGATGACAAGTTGAGTTACAGTGAGGAGGAGGACGGGATGTGCACCTCAGACTCCAGTAACGGACTCGACCCTTTTGCGAACGGCTCCGATCAGACTTTGACCCTGATTCAAAGGCGAGCTGCCGAAGCATCTTTGTCAGCATCCAAGTCCAAGAAAACCAAGAGAAAACGGAACCAGTTACCAGACGACTTGAAAGATCAGACGTACTGGGAGAGACGGCGGAAGAACAACGAGGCCGCAAAGAGGTCCCGTGATGCCCGCCGTGCCAAAGAGGATCAGATCGCGATTCGGGCTGCATTGCTGGAGCAAGAAAATATGAGACTCAAGATTGAGGTAGCAGCCCTCAAGGAAGAAACAATAAAACTGAGGGGAATGCTTTACGATAAGCGATGA